One Brassica oleracea var. oleracea cultivar TO1000 chromosome C7, BOL, whole genome shotgun sequence genomic window carries:
- the LOC106303545 gene encoding high mobility group B protein 2-like → MDFYFSQNSNCTRSSASDIPAKSIMKVAKSQTETRSSKLSLNKMPAKVGKPAATDPKKPKRPGGLPPDLQEGTSQ, encoded by the exons ATGGACTTCTATTTTTCTCAAAATTCAAACTGTACGAGATCTTCCGCAAG CGATATTCCTGCAAAATCGATCATGAAGGTTGCTAAATCACAGACTGAAACCAGGAGCTCCAA GCTCTCTTTGAACAAGATGCCTGCTAAGGTTGGCAAACCTGCTGCTACGGATCCAAAGAAACCAAAGAGGCCA GGAGGGCTTCCGCCAGACTTACAAGAAGGAACATCCCAATAA
- the LOC106302864 gene encoding uncharacterized protein LOC106302864, which translates to MNIQAFPWILWHLWKSRNGLAFERKHYSSVSVLTKAKEEAHVWFEINASGSDEVQTSLVVPRDPAAWIKPPPSHLKWTREEAELRAINWAVCDMVSTRQQKIIFESSCVLARDILIAPSEFSEMGHFTNDIHFHLSALQEWSFHHCEQKRNVIATSVTTDHRYHSYIVRGGPTWLLQRIENEALT; encoded by the exons ATGAATATCCAAGCTTTTCCATGGATTCTTTGGCATTTGTGGAAGTCAAGGAATGGCCTGGCCTTTGAAAGGAAGCACTACTCTTCGGTCTCTGTTCTAACAAAAGCGAAGGAGGAAGCACACGTTTGGTTCGAGATCAATGCATCAGGATCTGACGAGGTCCAAACCTCTTTGGTGGTGCCGCGAGACCCCGCAGCTTGGATTAAACCCCCTCCAAGTCATCTAAAAT GGACAAGAGAGGAAGCTGAGCTGAGAGCTATCAACTGGGCGGTCTGTGATATGGTGTCCACTCGCCAACAGAAGATCATATTCGAATCTTCATGTGTGTTGGCTAGAGACATACTCATTGCTCCTTCTGAGTTTTCTGAGATGGGTCATTTTACAAATGACATTCATTTTCATCTCAGTGCACTACAGGAGTGGAGCTTTCATCATTGTGAGCAAAAGAGAAATGTTATTGCTACAAGTGTAACTACTGATCATCGGTATCACTCATACATTGTTCGTGGCGGTCCAACCTGGTTGTTGCAGAGGATTGAGAATGAAGCACTGACCTAA
- the LOC106306939 gene encoding uncharacterized protein LOC106306939: MGEVAETVTRKKKGRPSLLDLQKRAIKQQQLQKLHDDHRSAPKNPNSLNSGSRSKRRNPNRNRVSSDDDGEEEDDDERREKKHRLLRGLNTHSRRHSPNSKSGGAAHGSGYTGEKASDILQGSPVESGPTTPLPDKKLLAFILDRLQKKDTYGVYSDPVDPEELPDYHDIIENPMDFSTLRNKLDSGAYASLEQFEGDVFLICSNAMEYNSADTVYYRQARAIQELAKKHFENLRQDSDDEEPQTQQQQQHHQHQLKVSERGRPPKKQPEPSCLDRTTSEISADDALNPGGDSSSKFSGAYNLRRTSVRINHDSETQSGCSQDWENEFPPSVVKAVNKYGLKHFDVDDNRRETYNHLSTSTQEPWVLTTLEDELKQLIPVGLNTEYGYTRSLARYGANLGPLAWKFLSRRIETALPAGIKFGLGWVGEDDPSKQTLLVWSLGKQKCSNDHSDRVMSPTASVSSAFIGNRHSSSQGIKETAPARVLNRETEFPSSSSSSRQPGQPIKPESSNGLIRGFSGFSQSPSPMMGITRQQQPNLTNEAKPGGQQQGLLFPYNRQEFHRFPLDLNARLVSPNSPGSNQQTCSSSSQHPDLALQL, translated from the exons ATGGGTGAGGTAGCAGAAACAGTGACGAGGAAGAAGAAAGGTAGGCCATCTCTTCTAGACCTTCAGAAGCGAGCCATCAAACAGCAACAACTACAAAAGCTCCACGATGACCATAGATCCGCTCCCAAAAACCCTAATTCCCTCAACTCCGGAAGCCGATCCAAGCGCCGGAACCCTAATCGAAACAGAGTCTCTTCCGATGACGACGGAGAAGAGGAAGACGACGACGAGCGGCGGGAGAAGAAACACAGACTATTACGCGGATTGAACACTCACTCTCGTCGACATTCTCCTAATTCAAAATCTGGTGGCGCTGCTCACGGATCTGGATACACG GGAGAAAAGGCTTCAGACATTCTTCAAG GGTCTCCCGTTGAGTCTGGTCCCACTACACCTTTGCCAGACAAAAAGTTGTTGGCCTTCATCCTCGATAGACTTCAAAA GAAAGATACTTATGGCGTTTACTCTGATCCTGTTGATCCTGAGGAG CTTCCTGATTATCATGACATTATCGAGAATCCTATGGATTTTAGCACACTCCGGAATAAATTAGACTCTGGAGCTTATGCCAGTTTAGAACAATTCGAG GGAGATGTGTTTTTAATATGTTCAAATGCGATGGAATACAATTCAGCAGACACTGTATATTATCGACAG GCACGGGCTATACAAGAACTGGCGAAAAAGCACTTCGAGAATTTGAGGCAAGACAGTGATGACGAAGAACCACAAACCCAACAACAACAACAGCACCACCAGCACCAGCTAAAAGTTTCTGAAAGAGGGCGTCCGCCAAAGAAACAGCCTGAACCATCTTGCTTAGACCGTACTACTTCTGAAATTTCAGCTGATGATGCGCTCAATCCTGGAGGAGATAGCTCTAGCAAGTTTTCTGGTGCTTACAATCTAAGAAGGACATCGGTTAGGATCAATCATGACAGTGAAACCCAAAGTGGCTGTTCGCAAGATTGGGAGAACGAGTTTCCAC CTTCGGTTGTCAAGGCTGTTAACAAGTATGGTTTGAAACATTTCGATGTCGATGATAACAGACGCGAAACCTACAACCACCTCTCAACTTCTACACAAGAGCCGTGGGTTTTGACAACGCTTGAAGACGAGTTAAAACAGTTGATTCCA GTTGGGCTTAACACTGAGTACGGTTACACGAGGAGCCTGGCACGATACGGTGCGAATCTCGGTCCTCTTGCCTGGAAATTTTTATCAAGAAGAATTGAAACCGCTTTGCCCGCTGGAATCAAGTTTGGTCTAGGTTGGGTTGGAGAGGATGATCCTTCAAAACAAACGCTATTAGTGTGGTCGTTGGGAAAACAGAAGTGTTCAAATGATCATTCAGATAGAGTCATGTCTCCAACAGCTTCAGTCTCAAGCGCTTTCATAGGAAACAGACATTCTTCTTCTCAAGGAATCAAAGAGACTGCACCTGCTCGTGTCTTGAATCGAGAAACTGAGTTCCCATCCTCCTCCTCCTCCTCTCGCCAGCCAGGACAGCCGATCAAGCCTGAGAGCAGCAACGGTCTAATCCGTGGTTTCAGTGGATTCAGCCAAAGTCCAAGTCCGATGATGGGAATCACGAGACAGCAACAACCAAACTTAACCAACGAGGCCAAACCGGGCGGGCAACAACAAGGGTTGTTGTTTCCTTATAACAGACAGGAGTTCCACCGGTTTCCACTGGACCTTAACGCTAGGCTTGTGTCACCAAACTCTCCCGGCTCCAATCAGCAGACTTGTTCGTCCTCTTCGCAGCATCCGGATCTGGCACTACAGCTCTGA
- the LOC106306449 gene encoding protein NLP4-like, which translates to MEDSYLKTDNAVMDTGFMDGLLLDGCWLETTDGSDFLNLTPFDPSSFIWSPTQDTSALVSHMYGQDCAERSSLEDFQWNKRWWIGPGGGASSVTERLVQAVEHIRDYTTERGSLIQLWVPVNRGGKRVLTTKEQPFSHDPLCQRLANYREISVNYHFSAEQDDSKALAGLPGRVFLGKLPEWTPDVRFFRSEEYPRVQHAQDCGVRGTLAIPVFEQGSKICLGVIEVVMTTEMVKLRPELESICRALQAVDLRSTEVPIQPSLKGCDLSYKAALPEIQNLLRCACETHNLPLAQTWVSCLQQTKTGCRHNDENYIHCISTIDDACYVGDPTVLEFHEACSEHHLLKGQGVAGQAFLTNGPCFSTDVSNYKKSEYPLSHHANMFGLHGAVAIRLRCVHTGSADFILEFFLPKECDDVEEQRKMLDALSSIMAHVPRSLRTVTDKELEEESEVIVTPKIENTLVFDGGDKPNDVFGLKRGYEYKSSESSMFSCGGFSSMAEKKRTKADKNITLDVLRQYFAGSLKDAAKSIGVCPTTLKRICRQHGIQRWPSRKIKKVGHSLQKIQRVIDSVECVSGPLPISSFYANFPNLASHEPSQQDKISPPLPQPLQLSKSPSSSSSQCCSSGATTDPSQGDVRTGSSLDETVLTLSSLENNPQGGTHLLSSSQDDDSLRIKVSYGEEKIRFRMRDSRRLTDLLWEIGKRFGLEDMSRYDLKYLDEDNEWVLLTCDEDVEECVDVCRTTPSHTTIMLLLHVSSHCFPERSSATGYSL; encoded by the exons ATGGAAGATAGTTATCTCAAAACCGATAACGCTGTTATGGACACTGGCTTCATGGATGGATTGCTACTAGATGGTTGCTGGTTAGAGACAACAGATGGATCTGACTTTCTTAACTTAACACCTTTTGATCCATCTTCCTTCATATGGTCTCCAACTCAAGACACATCAGCACTAGTATCTCACATGTACGGTCAGGATTGCGCAGAAAGATCAAGCCTCGAAGACTTTCAATGGAACAAACGATGGTGGATCGGACCAGGAGGTGGTGCTTCTTCAGTTACCGAGAGATTAGTTCAAGCAGTTGAACACATTAGAGACTACACAACAGAGAGAGGCTCACTCATTCAGTTATGGGTTCCGGTCAACAGAGGCGGGAAGCGAGTTTTAACCACAAAGGAACAACCCTTTAGCCACGATCCTTTATGTCAGAGGCTCGCAAACTACAGAGAGATCTCTGTGAACTATCACTTCTCTGCTGAGCAAGATGATTCCAAGGCCTTAGCTGGTTTGCCTGGAAGGGTTTTCTTGGGGAAGCTTCCTGAGTGGACTCCTGATGTTAGGTTCTTCAGGAGCGAGGAGTATCCGAGAGTTCAGCATGCTCAGGACTGTGGTGTACGTGGGACGCTGGCGATACCGGTGTTTGAGCAAGGGAGTAAGATTTGTTTGGGTGTTATTGAGGTTGTGATGACTACTGAGATGGTTAAACTAAGACCTGAGCTTGAAAGTATTTGCAGAGCGCTTCAG GCAGTTGATCTTAGAAGCACTGAAGTTCCTATCCAGCCATCTCTAAAG GGATGTGACTTATCCTACAAAGCTGCATTACCTGAAATCCAAAACCTCTTGAGATGTGCTTGTGAGACTCATAACCTACCTTTAGCTCAAACATGGGTCTCTTGTCTCCAGCAAACCAAAACCGGATGCCGTCACAACGACGAGAACTACATCCACTGCATCTCAACCATCGATGACGCTTGCTACGTTGGCGATCCAACAGTCCTCGAGTTCCACGAAGCTTGCTCTGAGCATCACCTCTTGAAAGGCCAAGGAGTTGCGGGACAAGCCTTCTTGACCAATGGACCTTGCTTTTCGACCGATGTCTCTAACTACAAGAAGTCAGAGTACCCTCTCTCTCACCATGCTAACATGTTCGGCTTACATGGCGCCGTTGCGATACGGCTACGCTGCGTGCATACGGGGTCTGCTGATTTCATCTTGGAGTTCTTTTTGCCAAAGGAGTGTGATGATGTGGAGGAGCAGAGGAAGATGTTGGATGCTCTTTCGAGTATTATGGCTCACGTGCCTAGAAGTTTAAGGACTGTTACGGATAAGGAGCTGGAAGAAGAGAGTGAAGTGATAGTAACGCCAAAGATAGAGAACACATTGGTATTTGATGGTGGAGACAAGCCAAATGATGTGTTTGGCTTGAAGAGAGGTTATGAGTACAAAAGCAGTGAGAGCAGCATGTTCTCTTGTGGTGGTTTCAGTAGTATGGCTGAGAAGAAGCGTACAAAAGCAGATAAAAACATAACTTTGGATGTGCTTAGACAGTATTTTGCAGGGAGTTTGAAAGATGCAGCCAAGAGTATTGGTG TTTGTCCAACGACGTTGAAGAGAATATGTAGGCAACATGGTATACAGAGATGGCCATCAAGAAAGATCAAGAAAGTGGGACATTCTCTTCAGAAGATCCAACGAGTGATTGATTCTGTTGAATGTGTTTCAGGTCCTCTCCCCATAAGCTCTTTCTACGCTAACTTCCCTAACTTAGCCTCACATGAACCATCTCAACAAGACAAGATCTCCCCTCCTCTTCCGCAGCCATTGCAGCTTTCAAAGTCCCCTAGTTCAAGCTCTAGCCAATGCTGTTCCAGCGGCGCGACAACTGATCCTTCTCAAGGTGATGTTAGAACCGGATCAAGTCTTGATGAGACAGTATTGACTCTCTCTAGTTTAGAAAACAACCCTCAAGGCGGCACCCATTTGTTGTCATCATCTCAAGATGATGACTCATTGAGGATTAAAGTCAGCTATGGAGAAGAGAAGATCAGGTTTAGGATGCGGGATTCGCGCAGGTTAACTGATCTATTGTGGGAGATAGGGAAGCGGTTTGGTCTAGAGGATATGAGCAGGTATGATCTAAAGTATTTAGATGAAGACAATGAATGGGTTTTGTTGACTTGTGATGAAGATGTAGAAGAGTGTGTAGATGTTTGCAGAACCACACCTAGTCATACCACCATTATGCTTCTGCTTCATGTTTCTTCTCATTGTTTCCCTGAACGTTCTTCAGCTACAGGTTACAGTTTATAG